In the Streptomyces sp. BHT-5-2 genome, one interval contains:
- a CDS encoding P-II family nitrogen regulator, with amino-acid sequence MKLITAVIKPHRLDEVKDALQAFGVNGLTVTEASGYGRQRGHTEVYRGAEYTVDLVPKIRIEVLVEDADAEELVEVVVKAARTGKIGDGKVWSVPVDEAVRVRTGERGPDAL; translated from the coding sequence GTGAAGCTCATCACGGCGGTGATCAAGCCGCACCGGCTCGACGAGGTGAAGGACGCCCTGCAGGCGTTCGGCGTGAACGGCCTCACCGTCACCGAGGCCAGCGGCTACGGACGGCAGCGCGGGCACACCGAGGTGTACCGGGGCGCCGAGTACACCGTCGACCTCGTCCCCAAGATCCGGATCGAGGTGCTCGTCGAGGACGCCGACGCCGAGGAGCTGGTGGAGGTGGTCGTCAAGGCCGCCCGCACCGGCAAGATCGGCGACGGGAAGGTGTGGAGCGTCCCCGTCGACGAGGCCGTACGGGTGCGCACCGGGGAGCGCGGACCCGACGCGCTGTGA
- a CDS encoding cytosine permease, whose product MGTSTTSAPTSTPEVDGAVETRGIEPVPDHERRGRVRELFPTWVAANISVLLLTMGASLVINNGLNFWQVLVVAAIASTISFGIVGLLSVSGKWGGAPGAMLSRAAFGVRGNYFPGAILWVARFGWETINAVSGAYALLTVLHLVFGIKTNTFLVVLTLLGFVACTFLVSGMGRKALNVCNKYSTYLFSLISVVVLIYLIVEMPWGAIFAKSPGSGAMMIAGVGTIAAGGLSWVPTGPDFARYLPHSASGRKIVGTTVSGAALVLVPMVVMGGVMAVSNPELANQNTDPMSFLGQVLPSAIAIPYLITALIGMMLINSLSMYSAGFTAQTMGVKLPRALAVSINAAISLIGGLFMMLVAKDFVGQFIAFLTLLGVSFSAWIGVYGIDMVRRRKKAVRYHAESLMTIDRTSRYWYKGGFCWQALTAWAVALAAGLCFTKVQWFTGPLAGTWIGENGLGWAATILIAAAVFAVLPAARENGAPAPAADEARQAVEAG is encoded by the coding sequence ATGGGCACCAGCACTACGTCCGCACCCACGTCCACCCCCGAAGTCGACGGCGCCGTCGAAACGCGCGGTATCGAGCCGGTTCCCGACCACGAGCGCCGGGGACGGGTCCGCGAACTCTTCCCGACCTGGGTGGCGGCCAACATCAGCGTGCTGCTGCTCACCATGGGCGCCTCCCTGGTGATCAACAACGGGCTGAACTTCTGGCAGGTCCTGGTCGTCGCCGCGATCGCCTCGACCATCTCGTTCGGGATCGTCGGCCTGCTGTCGGTCTCCGGCAAATGGGGCGGCGCGCCGGGCGCGATGCTCTCCCGGGCCGCCTTCGGCGTGCGCGGCAACTACTTCCCGGGCGCGATCCTGTGGGTCGCCCGCTTCGGCTGGGAGACGATCAACGCGGTCAGCGGCGCCTACGCGCTCCTGACCGTGCTCCACCTGGTCTTCGGCATCAAGACCAACACCTTCCTGGTCGTGCTGACCCTGCTGGGCTTCGTCGCCTGCACCTTCCTGGTCAGCGGGATGGGCCGCAAGGCGCTCAACGTCTGCAACAAGTACTCCACGTACCTCTTCAGCCTCATCAGCGTCGTCGTCCTGATCTACCTGATCGTCGAGATGCCGTGGGGGGCGATCTTCGCCAAGTCGCCGGGCAGCGGCGCGATGATGATCGCGGGCGTCGGCACCATCGCGGCCGGCGGCCTCAGCTGGGTGCCCACCGGCCCGGACTTCGCGCGCTACCTTCCGCACTCCGCCTCCGGCCGGAAGATCGTCGGCACCACCGTCTCGGGTGCCGCGCTGGTGCTCGTCCCGATGGTGGTCATGGGCGGCGTGATGGCCGTCTCCAACCCGGAGCTGGCCAACCAGAACACCGACCCGATGTCGTTCCTCGGCCAGGTGCTGCCGTCGGCCATCGCGATCCCGTACCTGATCACCGCGCTGATCGGCATGATGCTGATCAACAGCCTGTCGATGTACTCCGCGGGCTTCACCGCGCAGACCATGGGCGTCAAGCTGCCGCGCGCCCTGGCGGTCAGCATCAACGCCGCGATCAGCCTGATCGGCGGGCTGTTCATGATGCTGGTGGCCAAGGACTTCGTCGGCCAGTTCATCGCCTTCCTGACGCTGCTGGGCGTCTCCTTCTCCGCCTGGATCGGCGTCTACGGCATCGACATGGTGCGCCGCCGCAAGAAGGCCGTCCGCTACCACGCGGAGAGCCTGATGACGATCGACCGGACCAGCCGCTACTGGTACAAGGGCGGTTTCTGCTGGCAGGCCCTGACCGCCTGGGCGGTCGCGCTGGCCGCGGGGCTGTGCTTCACCAAGGTGCAGTGGTTCACGGGCCCGCTGGCCGGCACCTGGATCGGCGAGAACGGCCTGGGCTGGGCGGCCACCATCCTGATCGCCGCGGCGGTCTTCGCGGTCCTGCCCGCGGCCCGGGAGAACGGGGCCCCGGCGCCCGCCGCCGACGAGGCGCGGCAGGCCGTCGAGGCCGGCTGA
- a CDS encoding ammonium transporter — MPPGILTLADGLAEKATLSPANTGFMLICSALVMVMTPGLAFFYGGMVRVKSVLNMLMMSFISLGIVTILWVLYGFGLAFGTDTGGVIGWNGDFAGFGHIGLTQLWGTTTIPVYVFAVFQLMFAVITPALISGALADRVKFSAWALFAALWVTVVYFPVAHWVWADGGWLFKLGVIDFAGGTAVHINAGAAALGVILVVGKRIGFKKDPMRPHSLPLVMLGAGLLWFGWFGFNAGSWLNNDDGVAAVAFVNTQVATAAAMLGWLAYEKLRHGSFTTLGAASGAVAGLVAITPACGAVSPLGAIAVGVIAGVLCAMAVGLKYKFGYDDSLDVVGVHLVGGVVGSLLIGLFATGGVQSDAKGLLYGGGFAQLGKQAVGVVCVLLYSFVVSYVLAKAIDLVMGFRVGEDEEISGVDQAAHAETAYDFAGAGGGTATRRTTALGETLTRKVEA, encoded by the coding sequence ATGCCCCCAGGCATCCTTACGCTCGCAGACGGCCTCGCGGAGAAAGCCACGCTCAGTCCCGCCAACACCGGGTTCATGCTCATCTGCTCCGCCCTGGTGATGGTGATGACCCCCGGCCTGGCCTTCTTCTACGGCGGCATGGTCCGGGTCAAGAGCGTCCTGAACATGCTGATGATGAGCTTCATCAGCCTGGGCATCGTCACCATCCTGTGGGTGCTCTACGGCTTCGGGCTCGCCTTCGGCACCGACACCGGCGGCGTCATCGGCTGGAACGGCGACTTCGCCGGTTTCGGCCACATCGGCCTCACCCAGCTCTGGGGAACCACCACCATCCCCGTCTACGTCTTCGCCGTCTTCCAGCTGATGTTCGCGGTGATCACCCCCGCGCTGATCAGCGGCGCCCTCGCCGACCGGGTGAAGTTCAGCGCCTGGGCGCTGTTCGCCGCGCTGTGGGTGACCGTCGTCTACTTCCCCGTCGCCCACTGGGTCTGGGCCGACGGCGGCTGGCTCTTCAAGCTCGGCGTGATCGACTTCGCCGGCGGCACCGCCGTCCACATCAACGCCGGCGCCGCGGCGCTCGGCGTGATCCTCGTCGTCGGCAAGCGCATCGGCTTCAAGAAGGACCCGATGCGGCCGCACAGCCTGCCGCTGGTGATGCTCGGCGCCGGCCTGCTGTGGTTCGGCTGGTTCGGCTTCAACGCCGGCTCCTGGCTCAACAACGACGACGGCGTCGCCGCCGTCGCCTTCGTCAACACCCAGGTCGCCACCGCTGCCGCGATGCTCGGCTGGCTCGCCTACGAGAAGCTCCGGCACGGCTCGTTTACCACCCTCGGCGCCGCCTCCGGCGCGGTCGCCGGACTCGTCGCCATCACCCCCGCCTGCGGCGCGGTCAGCCCGCTCGGCGCGATCGCGGTCGGCGTGATCGCCGGAGTGCTGTGCGCCATGGCCGTCGGCCTCAAGTACAAGTTCGGCTACGACGACTCCCTCGACGTCGTCGGCGTCCACCTCGTCGGCGGCGTCGTCGGCTCGCTGCTGATCGGGCTGTTCGCCACCGGCGGCGTACAGAGCGACGCCAAGGGCCTCCTCTACGGCGGCGGCTTCGCCCAACTCGGCAAACAGGCCGTCGGCGTGGTGTGCGTCCTGCTCTACTCCTTCGTCGTCTCCTACGTCCTTGCCAAGGCCATCGACCTGGTGATGGGCTTCCGGGTCGGCGAGGACGAGGAGATCAGCGGCGTCGACCAGGCCGCGCACGCCGAGACCGCGTACGACTTCGCCGGTGCGGGCGGCGGCACGGCGACCCGCAGGACCACGGCACTCGGCGAGACCCTGACCAGGAAGGTGGAAGCGTGA
- a CDS encoding LLM class flavin-dependent oxidoreductase, translating to MSAGHTAPTTVLRVNLAGPPGGPAELSARYRAAVEMARYADDHGLGMIQTEEHHATENGWMPSPLAFAGAVLGSTRRIGVTVSAMITPLHDPLRLAEDIAVLDLLGAGRLITVAGLGYRPEEYAAHGKEWRDRGALQDEVLQALLDAWTGEPFHYRGRTVRVTPRPYTRPHPALLVGGSSRPAARRAARLGLPLFPSAHLPELERYYHEQCAAAGTEGWVLQPPPRTCLLHLSDDPDRSWAEHGGHLLYEARQYAAWQAAGTHSAVHSAAQDAEALREEGVYRILTPDECVALAQEEGSRGSLILHPLCGGMPVEEGWRSLKLFAEQVLPRLRG from the coding sequence ATGTCCGCCGGTCACACCGCACCCACCACGGTCCTGCGTGTCAACCTCGCGGGCCCACCGGGCGGGCCCGCGGAACTCTCCGCCCGCTACCGGGCCGCCGTCGAGATGGCCCGGTACGCCGACGACCACGGCCTGGGCATGATCCAGACCGAGGAGCACCACGCCACCGAAAACGGCTGGATGCCCTCGCCGCTCGCCTTCGCGGGCGCGGTCCTCGGCAGCACCCGCCGGATCGGCGTCACCGTCTCGGCCATGATCACCCCGCTGCACGACCCGCTGCGGCTGGCCGAGGACATCGCCGTGCTCGACCTGCTCGGCGCCGGCCGGCTGATCACCGTCGCCGGCCTCGGCTACCGGCCCGAGGAGTACGCGGCCCACGGCAAGGAGTGGCGGGACCGCGGCGCCCTCCAGGACGAGGTCCTCCAGGCGCTCCTGGACGCCTGGACCGGCGAACCGTTCCACTACCGGGGACGCACGGTCCGGGTCACCCCGCGCCCGTACACCCGGCCGCATCCGGCGCTGCTCGTCGGGGGCTCCTCGCGGCCCGCGGCCCGGCGCGCCGCCCGGTTGGGGCTGCCGCTCTTCCCCAGCGCCCACCTGCCGGAGCTGGAGCGCTACTACCACGAGCAGTGCGCCGCCGCCGGGACCGAGGGCTGGGTGCTGCAACCGCCGCCGCGCACCTGTCTGCTGCACCTCTCCGACGACCCGGACCGGAGCTGGGCCGAGCACGGCGGGCACCTGCTGTACGAGGCGCGGCAGTACGCGGCCTGGCAGGCCGCCGGGACGCACTCCGCGGTGCACTCCGCCGCCCAGGACGCCGAGGCGCTGCGCGAGGAGGGCGTGTACCGGATCCTCACGCCCGACGAGTGCGTCGCACTGGCCCAAGAGGAGGGCTCCCGGGGCTCGTTGATACTCCATCCGCTGTGCGGCGGGATGCCGGTCGAGGAGGGCTGGCGGTCGCTGAAGCTGTTCGCGGAGCAGGTGCTGCCGCGGCTGAGGGGCTGA
- a CDS encoding sugar porter family MFS transporter, whose translation MTSTAQPTVPEGRKAQPDHLGHVIFITAAAAMGGFLFGYDSSVINGAVEAIRGRYEVGSAVLAQVIAIALIGCAVGAATAGRIADRIGRIRVMQIAAVLFTISAIGSALPFALWDLAMWRVLGGIAIGMASVIGPAYIAEVSPPAYRGRLGSFQQAAIVIGIAVSQLVNWGILNLADGQQRGKIGGLEAWQWMLGVMVIPAVLYGLLSFAIPESPRFLISVGRIDRAKEVLGEVEGRTVDLDARVTEIQDAMRREHKSTFRDLLGGKGGFLPIVWVGIGLSVFQQLVGINVAFYYSSTLWQSVGINPEGSFFYSFTTSIINIIGTVIAMIFVDRIGRRPLALIGSAGMAVALALEAWAFSAKTAAGTLPSAEGTVALIAAHGFVLFFALSWGVVVWVFLGEMFPNKIRAAALGVAASAQWIANWAITASFPSLSDWNLSGTYVIYMVFALLSIPFVLKYVKETKGKALEEMG comes from the coding sequence TTGACCAGCACCGCGCAGCCGACGGTCCCGGAAGGCCGCAAGGCCCAGCCGGACCACCTCGGCCATGTCATCTTCATCACCGCGGCTGCCGCGATGGGCGGCTTTCTCTTCGGATACGACAGCTCCGTCATCAACGGCGCCGTCGAGGCGATCCGCGGCCGCTACGAGGTCGGCTCCGCCGTCCTCGCGCAGGTCATCGCCATCGCCCTGATCGGTTGTGCGGTCGGCGCTGCCACCGCCGGCCGGATCGCCGACCGGATCGGCCGGATCCGGGTCATGCAGATCGCCGCGGTGCTGTTCACCATCAGCGCCATCGGCTCCGCGCTGCCGTTCGCCCTGTGGGACCTGGCGATGTGGCGGGTGCTGGGCGGCATCGCGATCGGTATGGCCTCGGTCATCGGTCCGGCCTACATCGCCGAGGTCTCCCCGCCCGCCTACCGCGGCCGGCTCGGCTCCTTCCAGCAGGCCGCGATCGTCATCGGCATCGCCGTCTCCCAGCTCGTCAACTGGGGCATCCTCAACCTCGCCGACGGCCAGCAGCGCGGCAAGATCGGCGGCCTGGAAGCCTGGCAGTGGATGCTCGGCGTGATGGTCATCCCCGCCGTCCTCTACGGTCTGCTCTCCTTCGCGATCCCCGAGTCGCCGCGCTTCCTGATCTCCGTCGGCCGGATCGACCGCGCCAAGGAGGTGCTCGGCGAGGTCGAGGGCCGGACCGTGGACCTCGACGCCCGGGTCACCGAGATCCAGGACGCCATGCGCCGCGAGCACAAGTCGACCTTCCGGGACCTGCTCGGCGGCAAGGGCGGCTTCCTCCCGATCGTCTGGGTCGGCATCGGACTCTCCGTCTTCCAGCAGCTGGTCGGCATCAACGTCGCCTTCTACTACTCCTCGACGCTGTGGCAGTCGGTCGGCATCAACCCCGAGGGCTCGTTCTTCTACAGCTTCACCACCTCGATCATCAACATCATCGGCACCGTGATCGCGATGATCTTCGTCGACCGGATCGGGCGCCGTCCGCTGGCGCTGATCGGCTCGGCCGGTATGGCCGTCGCGCTCGCCCTGGAGGCGTGGGCCTTCTCCGCCAAGACCGCGGCCGGCACCCTGCCGTCCGCCGAGGGCACCGTGGCCCTGATCGCCGCGCACGGCTTCGTCCTCTTCTTCGCGCTCTCCTGGGGCGTCGTCGTCTGGGTCTTCCTCGGCGAGATGTTCCCCAACAAGATCCGTGCCGCCGCGCTGGGCGTCGCCGCCTCCGCGCAGTGGATCGCCAACTGGGCGATCACGGCCAGCTTCCCCAGCCTCTCGGACTGGAACCTGTCCGGCACCTACGTGATCTACATGGTCTTCGCTCTGCTCTCGATCCCCTTCGTGCTGAAGTACGTGAAGGAGACCAAGGGCAAGGCGTTGGAGGAGATGGGCTAA
- the ftsY gene encoding signal recognition particle-docking protein FtsY translates to METVILAVIIAVVVLGAISGLVVSGRRKKQLPPPPPAAPKPSVTAPPAEPHVGEEAETPSDEERRTIEEVELPAAEAPAAEAEAPVAEPAAPAAPAVEVPEPTAGRLVRLRARLARSQNTLGKGLLTLLSREHLDEDTWEEIEDTLLTADVGVAPTQELVERLRERVKVLGTRTPEDLRQLLREELLALIGTDADRTVHTANGIGNGGDEIPGVVMVVGVNGTGKTTTTGKLARVLVADGKSVVLGAADTFRAAAADQLQTWGERVGARTVRGPEGGDPASIAFDAVKEGIAESADVVLIDTAGRLHTKTGLMDELGKVKRVVEKHGPVGEVLLVLDATTGQNGLVQARVFAEVVDITGVVLTKLDGTAKGGIIVAVQRELGVPVKLVGLGEGADDLAPFEPEAFVDALID, encoded by the coding sequence ATGGAAACCGTCATCCTTGCTGTCATCATCGCCGTGGTCGTGCTCGGCGCGATCAGCGGGCTCGTCGTCAGCGGCCGCAGAAAGAAGCAGCTGCCGCCGCCCCCGCCGGCCGCGCCCAAGCCCTCCGTCACCGCGCCCCCCGCCGAACCGCACGTCGGTGAGGAGGCCGAGACCCCCAGCGACGAAGAACGTCGCACCATCGAAGAAGTCGAGCTGCCCGCCGCCGAGGCCCCCGCGGCCGAGGCCGAGGCGCCCGTCGCCGAGCCGGCGGCGCCCGCGGCGCCCGCCGTCGAGGTCCCCGAGCCGACCGCCGGCCGCCTGGTCCGGCTGCGCGCCCGGCTCGCCCGCTCCCAGAACACCCTCGGCAAGGGCCTGCTGACCCTGCTGTCCCGCGAGCACCTCGACGAGGACACCTGGGAGGAGATCGAGGACACCCTCCTCACCGCCGACGTCGGCGTCGCCCCCACCCAGGAACTGGTCGAGCGGCTCCGCGAGCGGGTCAAGGTCCTGGGCACCCGCACCCCCGAGGACCTGCGGCAGCTGCTCCGCGAGGAGCTGCTCGCCCTCATCGGCACCGACGCCGACCGCACCGTGCACACCGCCAACGGCATCGGCAACGGCGGCGACGAGATCCCCGGCGTGGTGATGGTCGTCGGCGTCAACGGCACCGGCAAGACCACCACCACCGGCAAGCTCGCCCGCGTCCTGGTGGCCGACGGCAAGTCCGTGGTGCTCGGCGCCGCCGACACCTTCCGCGCCGCCGCCGCAGACCAGCTCCAGACCTGGGGCGAGCGGGTCGGCGCCCGGACCGTCCGCGGCCCCGAGGGCGGCGACCCGGCGTCCATCGCCTTCGACGCGGTCAAGGAGGGCATCGCCGAGTCTGCCGACGTCGTCCTGATCGACACCGCGGGCCGGCTGCACACCAAGACCGGCCTGATGGACGAACTCGGCAAGGTCAAGCGGGTCGTCGAGAAGCACGGGCCGGTCGGCGAGGTGCTGCTCGTCCTCGACGCCACCACCGGCCAGAACGGCCTGGTGCAGGCGCGGGTCTTCGCCGAGGTCGTGGACATCACCGGTGTGGTGCTCACCAAGCTCGACGGCACCGCCAAGGGCGGCATCATCGTCGCCGTCCAGCGCGAACTGGGCGTGCCGGTCAAGCTGGTCGGCCTGGGCGAGGGCGCGGACGACCTGGCGCCGTTCGAGCCCGAGGCGTTCGTGGACGCGCTGATCGACTGA
- a CDS encoding ankyrin repeat domain-containing protein has protein sequence MSFFDGLPESPPPPEPPDETLELSAYAPVGDEEFAPSQWFVPARLAQVAEAGAGPDVRLVLTGWEVWPRSVTMRLSVFLRRIRPGGRTSPYGRPGDGALRCGLLLADGRKVTTLDGAPWPAAGPSGPTFRLRGGTGGAFHHELELHLSQLPPAGATRLVVEWPDEQVPETVTVFDAGPLRAAAGEALEIWPAAPRAAGEESRGFLGRGPGPAEIPPRPPGSEPRPWAPPDPGADRGDRQLPAPSHWRDALVPARSARGADPAALAPGSAEAPLHLAAGHGAPEAVAALLDRGAPVDAPDAEGCTPLWHAVCHGARENAALLLRAGADAWSPQLGGRSPGRLALTTALAPLFAGLPGAVPPTPEERAAQQDADARVAVFHGAHTDGISVAFVPGVDEAEAVRRLGRDPDGCPTPGSGFDSEADPASSGAHDGDPYDGAGADHRRIGVTGVPGGCVLVQPFSYLLSTRPVLDALSPGTAAYGVYFHPAGGTFGTLSRDGRTELTEEIGLPPFGDEPEGHWHYRFWSWSRPRDAYGASELAYASAAAGLRVADARPVTGPPGRWVEIPDGSPLLR, from the coding sequence ATGAGCTTCTTCGACGGTCTGCCCGAGTCCCCGCCCCCGCCCGAACCTCCTGACGAGACCCTGGAGTTGAGCGCGTACGCACCCGTCGGGGACGAGGAGTTCGCGCCGTCCCAGTGGTTCGTCCCGGCGCGCCTCGCGCAGGTCGCCGAGGCCGGTGCCGGCCCGGACGTGCGGCTCGTGCTCACCGGCTGGGAGGTCTGGCCGCGGTCGGTGACGATGCGGCTGTCGGTCTTCCTGCGGCGGATCCGGCCCGGCGGCCGCACCTCGCCGTACGGGCGGCCGGGCGACGGGGCGCTGCGCTGCGGCCTGCTGCTGGCGGACGGGCGGAAGGTCACCACGCTCGACGGCGCGCCCTGGCCGGCGGCCGGGCCGTCCGGCCCGACGTTCCGGCTGCGCGGCGGCACCGGCGGCGCGTTCCACCACGAACTGGAGCTGCATCTCTCGCAGTTGCCGCCCGCCGGCGCCACCCGGCTGGTGGTGGAGTGGCCGGACGAGCAGGTGCCCGAGACGGTCACCGTCTTCGACGCCGGGCCGCTGCGGGCGGCGGCCGGCGAGGCGCTGGAGATCTGGCCGGCGGCCCCGCGGGCGGCGGGCGAGGAGTCGCGGGGGTTCCTCGGCCGCGGTCCGGGGCCGGCGGAGATCCCGCCCCGGCCGCCCGGGTCCGAGCCGCGGCCGTGGGCCCCGCCGGACCCGGGCGCCGACCGCGGCGACCGGCAGCTGCCGGCCCCGTCCCACTGGCGGGACGCCCTGGTGCCGGCCCGGTCGGCCCGCGGCGCCGATCCCGCCGCCCTCGCGCCGGGCTCCGCGGAGGCCCCGTTGCATCTGGCCGCCGGGCACGGCGCCCCCGAGGCCGTCGCCGCGCTCCTCGACCGGGGCGCGCCGGTGGACGCGCCGGACGCCGAGGGCTGCACCCCGCTGTGGCACGCCGTCTGCCACGGCGCGCGGGAGAACGCCGCGCTGCTGCTGCGGGCCGGCGCCGACGCCTGGAGTCCGCAGCTCGGCGGCCGCTCCCCCGGCCGGCTGGCGCTGACCACCGCCCTGGCCCCGCTGTTCGCCGGGCTGCCGGGCGCGGTGCCGCCGACGCCCGAGGAGCGCGCCGCCCAGCAGGACGCGGACGCGCGGGTGGCGGTGTTCCACGGGGCGCACACCGACGGCATCTCGGTGGCGTTCGTGCCCGGCGTCGACGAGGCGGAGGCGGTCCGGCGCCTGGGCCGCGACCCCGACGGCTGCCCGACCCCCGGCTCCGGCTTCGACTCCGAAGCGGATCCGGCCTCCTCGGGGGCACACGACGGCGATCCGTACGACGGCGCGGGCGCGGACCACCGCCGGATCGGGGTGACAGGGGTGCCCGGCGGCTGTGTCCTGGTCCAGCCGTTCTCGTATCTGCTGAGCACCCGCCCGGTGCTGGACGCCCTCTCCCCGGGCACCGCCGCGTACGGCGTCTATTTCCACCCCGCCGGCGGCACCTTCGGCACGCTCTCCCGCGACGGCCGCACCGAGCTGACCGAGGAGATCGGCCTCCCGCCGTTCGGGGACGAGCCCGAGGGGCACTGGCACTACCGCTTCTGGAGCTGGTCCCGGCCGCGGGACGCGTACGGCGCGAGCGAGCTGGCGTACGCCTCCGCGGCGGCGGGCCTGCGGGTGGCGGACGCCCGGCCGGTGACCGGCCCGCCCGGCCGCTGGGTGGAGATACCCGACGGCAGCCCGCTCCTGCGGTAG
- a CDS encoding bifunctional DNA primase/polymerase, with amino-acid sequence MGFTIGAIRDLRAGSRRRTRSAEGTAVAEYTGLWGWDVVPGARAVRAGGRTECSCGAADCPAPGAHPLSFGRELAAGATLDRAVAAWAETPGAAVLLPVGRTFDVLDVPEEAGRAALVRLERMGLPLGPVAAAPTGRALFFVAPGAAAALPDLLYRMGWDDADLDLRPLGPGDHITAPPSDVGGQGPMRWLRPPTLDGAGRPPQARLLLGALAYVCNRAAGRAGSDAAGPAVC; translated from the coding sequence ATGGGTTTCACGATCGGCGCCATCCGGGACCTCCGTGCCGGGTCGCGCCGCCGCACCCGCTCGGCCGAGGGCACCGCGGTGGCGGAGTACACGGGCCTGTGGGGGTGGGACGTCGTCCCGGGGGCCCGGGCGGTGCGCGCCGGCGGGAGGACGGAGTGCTCGTGCGGGGCCGCCGACTGCCCGGCGCCGGGGGCCCATCCGCTCTCCTTCGGCCGGGAGTTGGCGGCCGGGGCGACGCTGGACAGGGCGGTGGCGGCCTGGGCGGAGACGCCGGGCGCGGCGGTGCTGCTCCCGGTGGGCCGGACCTTCGACGTCCTCGACGTACCGGAGGAAGCGGGCCGGGCCGCGCTGGTGCGGCTGGAGCGGATGGGGCTGCCGCTGGGGCCGGTGGCCGCCGCGCCGACCGGGCGCGCGCTGTTCTTCGTCGCCCCGGGGGCGGCCGCCGCGCTCCCCGACCTCCTCTACCGCATGGGGTGGGACGACGCGGATCTGGATCTGCGTCCGCTGGGCCCCGGTGACCACATCACCGCGCCGCCGTCCGACGTGGGCGGCCAGGGGCCGATGCGCTGGCTGCGCCCGCCGACGCTGGACGGCGCGGGCCGGCCGCCGCAGGCCCGGCTGCTGCTGGGAGCGCTGGCGTATGTGTGCAACCGGGCGGCGGGCCGGGCGGGCTCGGACGCGGCCGGCCCGGCGGTGTGCTGA